The genomic region AAAAGCGGCAGCAGCGACGGATAAACAGCCCACCCGTCGTGGCCCTCGCCGCACACGCAACAATTCGCGTAAACCTTCACAAAGTAAGGGTTAAGCATGAAATCGTCGTCGTCTCGACGTAATCCACGCACTGCCATTCGCACGCCGGATGGCTTAGACCAAGTGTATGGCATTCATGCCTTGGAAAGCCTTCTTGAGAGGGGCGAAACCCCGCGTGAGTTGTGGCTTCAGCAAGGGGCAGGCAGCCGCTTGAAAGAGGTTGTTGCTAGCGCGCAAGCCGGTGGAGCACGCGTTAAAGAGCAGCCTCGAGATGTGCTTGATCAGCTCACTCAAGGGGCGGCTCACCAGGGCGTTGTGGCGTTTTGTCCTCCGCTGGTTCCCGAAGGAGAAGAGTCGCTGTGGCTAAAGCTGCGTGCATGGCAGGCAGCTGCACCGCCGCTGTTACTAGTGCTGGATGGCGTTACCGATGTGCATAACTTCGGTGCCTGCCTGCGTAGCGCTGATGCGGCAGGGGCACATGGTGTTATTGTGGCCAAAGATAAGGCAGCGCCGCTCAACGCAACGGTAAGAAAAGTCGCCTGTGGGGCGGCAGAGGTTGTGCCGGTGTACCAGGTGACCAATTTGGCGCGCACGTTAGCAAAACTTAAAGATGCCGGCGTATGGATTACCGGGACAGCTGGAGAGGCTGACGCTAGCGTCTTTGAGATTGATATGACCGGGCCAACAGCGCTTGTCATGGGGGCTGAAGGGAAGGGAATGCGCCGCTTGACGCGGGAAGCCTGCGATAATTTAGCCAAGCTGCCTATGGCAGGGCAAGTCTCCAGTTTGAACGTCTCCGTCGCCACTGGAATTTGTTTGTTTGAAGCCGTTCGGCAACGACAGCTTGCAAGTTAACTACCCGCCCACTAAAATGCTTGCGCCCGTTTATCTATAAGCGGGCGCAAGGTATTGGCTAATAACCAGTACAAAACACAGTTCTGCTTGATGTCCTGGCGCCCATTGCTGTTTGCGGTAAGCCACGGGCATTTCAGTTAACTCCTTGCTTCCCTGTCGTCTGCGCGTTTGCGTGAGCACACCGGAAGCTGTCAAACCGCAAGGAGATTCCATGCGTCATTATGAAATCGTGTTTATGGTCCATCCGGATCAGAGCGAGCAAGTGCCGGCTATGGTCGAGCGCTACACCAGCATCGTTACCGAAAACGCTGGTACTGTGCATCGCTTAGAAGATTGGGGCCGTCGTCACTTGGCTTACCCAATCAACAAGATCCACAAAGCCCACTACGTGCTGATGAACGTTGAATGCACCGGTGAGACGCTCGACGAGATCGAGAACATCTTCCGTTTCAACGATGCCATCATCCGCAGCCTAGTTGTTCGCTGCAAAGAAGCCGTCACTGAAGCTTCCCCGATGATGAAACCGGCAGAAGAAAAGCGTCCGCGTCGCGAAGAAAAGCCGCGCGAAGAAGCTGAAGAAACTGCCTGATTCAATCCACCGCACGTTTTAAGGAGCTAGTCCATGGCACGTTTTTTCCGTCGCCGTAAGTTTTGCCGCTTCACCGCTGAAGGCGTCAAGCAGATCGACTACAAAGATCTCGACACGCTGAAGGCTTACATCACCGAAACCGGCAAGATCGTTCCGAGCCGTATTACGGGTACCAAAGCACGCTATCAGCGTCAGTTGGCGACTGCTATTAAGCGTTCGCGTTATCTGGCACTGCTGCCCTACTCCGATAGCCATCAGTAAGCGTTTAACGTGATGCTGGCACTAGCACGATGGCTGATGCGTGGCACGCCCTACGCAGCAGGCGGGGCAGCGCTAGCAACGCTAGTACCTTGGCTGTTCTGGTTAGGAGCAGCCATTGCAGCGCTAATGACGCTACGCAAAGGCTTCGCGCCTGCGCTACCCGTTATTATTGCAGCCGCTTTACCGGCAGGCTTTTGGTGGGCACAAGGTGATGTTATTCCGTTAGCCAGCCTATTATTGGTTACGCTGATGGCTGTTATCTTGCGCGAAAGGATGCGCTGGAGCGAAGCTTTAATTGTGGGGGCCATAGCCGCTGCGGTTATGGTTCAGCTTGGCATCTTTAGTCCACCAGGTGGCACCCAGCTAATGCTGGAGCAGTTACGAGAGGGTTCGGATGAAGTCGATCGTATGCTCACAGAGTTTGCAAACCAAGGGTACGATACTCAAACGCTGGCCACGATAGTGGTGGGTGGGGTGACCGGCCTGGTAGTGCTTCTAGCAGGTATTGCGTGTTTAGCGCTTGCGCGAAGTTGGCAAGCTGGGCTTTATAATCCAGGTGGCTTTCGCGAAGAGTTTCATGCGTTACGCCTAACCCCTAAAGAGCTAGCTATTTTAGTCGTGCTTGGCGTGGTGGGAATGATGCTAGGTGCGCATGCGTTAGCAATGTTGGGCTGGATTCCGCTATTGGTTGCTGGTGTTGCGTTAGTGCACGGGTTTATTGGATTAAAGGGGATGAACGGGCTGTGGCTGGTAGCATTTTACGTGCTACTGATCACGACCTGGCCCACGATTCTCATTGTGCTGCTGTTGGGGCTGATTGATACATTCGCGAACGTTCGCGCACGCCTTGCCCGCAGCAATTGACAAGAGGTTTACGAGATGGAAGTCATTCTGCTCGATAATATTGGTAAGTTGGGCGGCCTAGGTGACAAGGTCACTGTAAAGCCAGGCTATGGCCGCAACTATTTGGTTCCTTACGGCTTAGCCGTACCGGCAACCAAAGAGAACGTAGAAGCGTTTAACGCACAGCGTGCCGAGCTTGAAGCCCAAGCCGCTGAGCGTAAAGCAGAAGCTGAAGCACGCGCTGAGCAGCTTAACGACATCGAACTGTCGTTGGTTTCTAAAGCGGGTGACGAAGGCAAGCTGTTCGGTTCTATTGGTCCTCGTGATCTGGCGGACGCTATTTCTTCTGCTGGCATCGACGTTGCCAAGAGCGAAGTGCGTATGCCGCAAGGCCCGATTCGCCAAACGGGTGAATACGACATCGCTCTTCACCTGCATGCAGATGTTGACGCTGTTGTACGCGTGGTTGTTGTCGCAGAGTAAACACTCTCGCCAATGCTGACGCCTCAAAGGGCGCGGGAATTCCCGCGCCCTTTGTTTTTTATAGCTAATAGTTATTTTTTATAGCTGATCGTTCTTCCAGCTTGTGTTTAGGCGCTGGTCAAAAGCGCGCGTCGATTAAATGCGCTTTTTGAATGTCGCTTAGCGTTAATGTCTCGCTTATGGTGTGGGCGGGGTTGCGTTAACATAAGCGTCGTTGTTGGCTATGTTTTTTGTCAAGGAGCTTGCTATGCAAGACCAGCCTTCTGCTGATCAGGAAACGGCAGCGCTTAAGCTGCCGCCGCATTCGTTAGAGGCGGAGCAGTCGGTGTTAGGCGGGCTAATGTTGGATAATCAAGCTTGGGATAACGTCTCAGAGCGCTTGGTAGCCGACGACTTTTATCGCTATGAGCACCGCCTTGTTTTTAACGTCATGATTCATTTGGCGGAATCGGGCCAACCTTTAGATGTAATAACGCTTTCTGAAGCGTTGGAAGCCAGAGATCAGCTCGACACGGTGGGTGGGCTAGCGTTCCTCGCCGAGCTTGCTCGCAATACCCCCTCAGCCAGCAATATTCGTGCGTATGCGGACATTGTTCGCGAGCGAGCAACGCTACGTAAGCTCATCCGTGCGGCGAATCAAATAGCCGATGGGGCTTTTTCCCCCCAGGGGCGGCCAGCGGATGAGCTGCTAAACGAGGCTGAGCGGCTAGTATTCCAAATTGCTGAAGAGCGCCCAAAGACCGGTGGCCCTATCGGCATGAGCGAGCTGCTCACAAAAGCCGTCGACCGTATTGATGAGCTGTTTAATCTCAAAGGCGAAATGACCGGGCTGTCCAGTGGGTTCCGCGATCTCGATGAGATGACCTCTGGCTTGCAGCCTTCAGACCTGGTGATTATTGCTGGCCGGCCCTCCATGGGCAAAACGACGTTTGCCATGAATCTTGTAGAGCATGCGGTCATTTCCAGCGATAAGCCGGTCATGGTGTTCTCCATGGAGATGCCCGCTGAATCACTGATGCTGCGCATGCTGTCATCGCTAGGCCGGATCGACCAAACGCGTGTTCGCTCAGGGCAGCTGGAAGATGAAGATTGGCCGCGCCTAACCTCCGCTGTGAATTTGCTTAAAGATAAGCAGCTGTTTATTGACGATACCGCCGCGCTCTCACCGAATGAGATGCGCTCACGCCTGCGCCGCGTGGTGCGTGAGCACGGCAATATGGCGCTGATCATGATCGACTATCTGCAGTTGATGCAGATCCCAGGTTTCTCTGAAAACCGCACTGGTGAGATTTCTGAAATTTCCCGTTCGCTGAAAGGCTTGGCAAAAGAGTTTCAGTGCCCGGTTGTGGCGCTTTCGCAGCTTAACCGCTCGTTAGAGCAGCGTCCCAATAAGCGGCCGGTGATGTCGGATTTGAGGGAGTGTGTCACGGGAGACACATTAGTGATGCTAGCCAATGGGGAACGGCTGCCTATTCGGGAGCTGGTAGGGCAAACCCCGAACGTTGTGTCGCTAGGAGAGGATGGAAAGCTGCACTGCTCTGCGACGGATTTAGTGTGGTCAGTGGGTACTAAGCCGGTCTTTGAGGTTTCTCTTGCCAGTGGGCGGCGCATACGCGCGACAGGTAAGCACCGCTTAAAAGCGCTGTGGGATTGGAAAATGGTCGCCGACCTTAAGATAGGTGATCGTATTGCATTAGCCAGGCAGTTATCCGAGCCTGAGTGCCCGATAGTGTGGGAGGAGCATGCACTTATCCTGTTGGCCCATTTGTTAGGTGACGGCAGCTATGTCAAAGGCCAGCCACTACGCTATACCACCGCTAGCGAAGCGAATAGCGATGTCGTGAAGCGCTCTGCCGAGCAGTTTGGTTCGAAAGCGACTCGTCATGCGGGACGCGGGAACTGGCATCAACTCGTTATCGCTGGCAATGGTAATCGCTGGCATGCGCAAGCGGTGGGACGCTGGTTGAAGTCACTAGGTATTTTTGGGCAACGTTCTGCTGAAAAATATATTCCGAGTGATATCTTTAAGCTTTCCAATCAGCAACTTGCTCTGTTTATACGTCACCTGTGGGCCACTGACGGTAGTATTACAACAGATAAAAATGGTCGTACACGGCTCTACTTCTCTACGGTTAGCCGACGTCTTATCGATGATGTCAGCGCACTGCTGCTGCGTTTCGGAATTGTGACCCGAATTCGTCATGTAATATCGGGAGAAGGGGGAGGATGGTATACCGCAGATGTATCTGGAAGTGATCAACAGCAGCGCTTTGCACAGCGAATTGGTGCGTTTGGGCATCAGGAGGCAGCGCTAGAGTCGCTTAAAGTGGCGGTCGTCGAGGCTAATACGAATATCGATACCTTGCCTCAAGAGGTGTTCGATTATGTTAAGCAGGTAATGGTGGCCAAAGGGATAAGCCAGCGGCAAATGGCTGCAATGCGTGGTACTGCTTATGGCGGCTCGTCCCACTTTAGCTTTGCACCTTCGCGCGCCACCCTGAACAGCTACGCGGATGCACTAGGCGATGAGGCTTTATCACAGATAGCCTCCAGCGATCTCTTTTGGGATCAGGTCGTCGATATACGCCCTTGCGGTGAAGAAGAAGTCTTTGATTTAACCGTTCCAGGAGATGCCTGTTGGTTAGCGGATGGCGTTGTTAGCCATAACTCGGGAGCGATTGAGCAGGATGCGGACGTGATCGCCTTCGTTTACCGGGATGAAGTGTATAACCCGGATAACCCCGATAACCAGGGTATCGCCGAGTTGATTATTGGTAAGCAGCGTAACGGGCCGATTGGGACGGTGCATATGGCGTTTATTGGTAAATACACCCGGTTTGAAGATTTAGCGCCCGATAGTTATGGCGAAGCATTTGGTGATTAAGGTGCGTTGTTTTTATGTGCCTGGGTAATTCACTTGTTTGCAGCAGGGTAGGTCGTATAATGCCCACCCCTTTCGAAGCAGATAGACAGGAGTAGAAAATGGCAGGTGGTTTTAGACGTGGTAACCGAAAGCGTCTTCCTAAGCTTGAAGGCCGTGGGGAGCTGCAGTCGCTAGAGCGCGAAGGGCCATTTAAAGAGTGGCTGGGGATGCCGGATCTTTACCGCTACTTCCTGGTGGTCGAAGGCGAGAAATACAGTTATCAGACGGAAGATAGTGAGTTGCCAGTGGCGGTAGGGGACAAGGTCGTCTTCCGGTATAAGGAAACCAAAGGCGGTAACTGGATTGACCGTAACTCGCTGGGTAAGGCGATCGACCCCTCTGAATATCAATAATTGCACGCATAAGTTGACGTTTTGGTCAGGAACTCTTTTGTTATGTTGTCGTCTTAGGCAGTTAGTGCCAAGGTAATATTACTGTCATGGGTTTGCGGGATGCTGTGCCCATGACAATGACAAATAACAGGAGGGAACCATGGAACTGAAAGAACTTAAGCAGTTCGTCGCCAACCACGATAACTTTGAAATCCGTGTTATCACCCACTCTGGCAGCCGCTTCTATCAAGTAGAGCTTGAAGATGTTGAAGGCGAGCGCCACATGCTGACACAGCGGGGAAAACCCATGCTGTTTCGCGCACTAGACGATGTCTATTTGGAGCTAAAGCGAACCGGTATTCATCGTGCTTACCTGGTGCAGCATGTGCCCCAGGATGAAGTCATTGGGCGCGACGCTCATTACAGTGCGCCGCTAACCTCGCGTATGCCGCTGGTGTTTTGATTTTAAAAGCGTGATTTCAAAAACGTCATCACTAAAACTTAATCACGAGAAGATAATTTCGCCTGACGCTTTTCCCACCACTGCCCCAGCCGGATACGGCGCCGGGCAAAAAAACGATAGCCTGCATCCATGATGCTTTGCAGGCCCGGTAAGCAAGAGAGCCTTACCAGCCGCCGGTAACCTAAAACAGCATAAAGGGCCCGGCTGGCATCCATACCGATAAACCATCGTCCCTGACTATCCTGTAAATGCAGTTGCCCCATCATGGCCTCAAAGCTGCGTCCTGTCTCTTCAGCATTAAACTCACTGCTTTGAATATCAACAAGCTTTACGCGCTCTTGATGGCGATGTTTAGCAAGCCAAGCGACTTCAACCCGACAAAAAGGGCAGTGGCCATCATGATAGAGCGTAACTGGAGCGCGTGCCTCTAGTGTAGCGAAGCGGTTCATGAGCGATTCTCCTGTGTTGCGTAACCTTGGGTGTGGGCAGCTTGGCCATAGCCTGTTTGGGTGGGTAACTGAGTGAGAAACTGCTCCGCTTGCTGGCGAATTGCCGCTCGCTTTTCCTCTTTCATCCGTGAAAGCGACCCATAAATAAGCTTCATACGCGGATTACGGTTCAGCTGCTCAGCATTGGTTTCCAAAAAGTGCCAGTACAAACTGTTAAACGGGCAGGCCCTCGGGCCGGTCACCTCTTTGGGGGAGTAGCGGCAGTGTTGGCAATGGTCGGACATTTTGTCGATATATTTACCTGATGCGCAGTAGGGCTTAGACCCCATTAGCCCGCCGTCCGCGTGAAGCACCATGCCTAGTGTATTGGGTAGCTCTACCCATTCGCACGCATCGGCATAAACAGCCAAGTACCAGTCGCAGAGCGCTTCCGGCTTTACGCCACACAGCAGCGCAAAATTACCGGTTACCATTAAACGCTGAATATGGTGGGCATAGCTGTTGTCGATGGTCATTTGAATGGCGCGTTGTAGGCAGCGCATATCGGTATTGGCATCCCAATAAAAAGCAGGAAGATCACGTTTTGCGCCTAAACCGTTTTGCTGCTTGTAAGCGGGCATTTTTGTCCAGTAAAGCCCACGGACATACTCTCGCCAACCCAGTATTTGGCGGATAAACCCTTCTACCGCATTAATGGGCGCTTTGCCTTTATAGTATTGCTGTTCGGCTGCTTCACATACTTCGTGAGGTGTAAGTAACCCAATATTAAGTGCCGCTGATAGCCGAGAGTGATACAAAAAGGGTTCGGCATCGCTAATGGCATCCTGGTAACGGCCAAAATCCGCTAGCCCATGGTCGATAAAGTGGTGTAAATCGACCAGCGCTTGGCGGCGGGTCACAGGTAAGTTAAACGTTTCCAGCGTTCCTATATGGTCATTAAAATAGCGTTTGGCATCGTCGAGCGCTTGCTGGGTTATCTCATCCTGGCGGTGTTGAGGTAGCGCTGGAAAGCTAAGCGTTGCGCTCATCGGTTCACGATTATCGTGGTCAAAATTCCACTTGCCGCCTGTTGGCGCATCACCTTCCATCAACAGGCCAGTGCGTTTGCGCTGCTCACGGTAAAAGTACTCCAAGCGCAGCTGCTTGCGGCCTTCTGCCCAGCGAGCAAACTCCTCTGGCGTAGTGAAGTAGCGATCATCTTCCAGCAGCTTCCATGGTAAGGCAGCGCTCTCTCGCTGCTGCATATCGTTCCAGAGTCGCCACTCGCCGGGGCGGGCGACCCTTATTTCATCGCAGCCATGATACTGGGCAATTCGTTCGGCTTCGCTGACAAGCGACTGAGTATTGTCGGCATCATCAATTCGGCTGTAATGAACGTTAAAGCCTTTCTCGCTCAGAGTGTGGGCAAAGTGACGCATGGAGGCCATAAAGAGGCCAATTTTGTGTATATGATGGGGGACATAGCGCGCTTCATCGGTGACTTCGCAGATGGCGATGACGGCGTTAGAGGGCGCCTCTTTCAGCGTAGTGAGCGACAGCGAGAGCTGATCGCCCAGTACCAGGAGTAACGGCTTGGACATAGGTTTGCCTACAGTTATACAAATAATGTTAATAGTATAACTTTATGTCGCAGCTTTGCTGGAAAGTGTTACTATTTTAGCCATTAAAAGTAGTCTCTTAGGAGTAGATGTATGACCGACAGTGTTGTGAAGGATCAGCCAGGAGAGGGCCGCTTAGCCCATGCGCCAAGCGACCACCCTGCGGTTCCCCGAGCTAAGGTGGGCGTGGTGTTGGCAAATCTTGGCACGCCAGATGCCACCGACTACTGGTCAATGCGTCGCTACTTGAATGAGTTCTTATCTGATAAGCGGGTAGTGGATTATGCCGGTTGGAAATGGCAGCCGCTGCTTCAACTGATTATTTTGACGAAACGCCCCTTTTCTTCCGGCCATGCTTATAAAAGTATTTGGAACACGGATAAAAATGAGAGCCCACTGCTGACGACGACTCGTGCGCAAACGGAAAAAATGACCGAGCGCCTTAAGGCGCTTTACGGCGACGATGTGGAAGTCGACTTTTGCATGCGCTATGGCAACCCTTCCACTGAGAGTGTGCTCAATAAGATGAAGGAAAAAGGCTGTGAGCGCATCGTCTTTTTCCCGCTTTACCCTCAGTACGGTTCGCCCACCACGGCAACGGCGAATGACCAAGCCTTCCGTACCCTGATGAAAATGAAGTGGCAGCCGTATATCCGTACGGTGCCTGCTTATTTTGAGCACCCAGCCTACATTCAAGCGCTAGCGAACTCTGTGCAAGAGGCTTATGACAATCTTGAGAGCCGTCCCACCAAGCTGGTGGCGAGCTACCACGGGGTGCCTGAACGCTACCTGATGGAAGGCGATCCCTACCACTGCCAGTGCCAAAAAACCACACGCCTAATGCGTGAAAAGCTTGGCTTTACGAAAGAGGAAGTGGATACCGCGTTTCAGTCACAGTTTGGCCCTGAAAAGTGGGTTGGGCCACAGACGGTCGATCACGTGGCTGAGTTAGCTAAGCAGGGGCACAAGCACATTGCAATTATGTCGCCCGCTTTTTCCTCTGACTGTGTAGAAACACTAGAAGAAATCAAAGAGGAGATTCACGACAGCTTCATGGAAGCCGGCGGTGAAACCTTTAGCTACATTCCCTGCTTGAACGACAGGGATGACCATATCGATGCGCTGCTAGCGGTCGTCAATAACGAGCTATCGGGTTGGCTATGACAAGCGGGTTATCGGCCTCGCGTTTTCAATAGCTGACGGCGGCGGTTGTTAATGCCGCCAGGACGTTTGGGGCGAGCGGGTTTTGCCACTCGACTTTGCCCCACGTCCTCATCTAATAGTTCAGGCAGTGAGCCGCGGGTGCTGGTGATAAAGCGGAGACGCATGTGTAGCCCTGTTTTTGCCAGCATGTGGCCCGTCACAGGCGCCGTTAAAAACAGAAACAGGGTGATAAGCAGCTCCTGCATGTGCGGTTCATGTTGAGTCGTCGTAAAGTAAATCATTGATGCAATCAACACACAGCCAATGCCTAGGGTGGTGCCTTTGGTGGGACTATGTAGGCGCATAAAGAAATCTTTAAATTGCAACATTCCCAGTGAGCCTGTAAAGGCAAACAGTCCGCCAAAAATTAGCAGCAGTGATACCAGTGCTTCCACTACCAACGCCATCGTAGCCTCCATTACTCGATAATATCGCCGCGCAGTAAATATCGACAGATTGCCATAGTGCTAATAAAGCCAAGTAAGGCGATTAGCATGGCGGCTTCAAAATACGTTTTTGTATTAAACCAGAGCCCAGCGATAACGATCAGGGCAATCGCATTAACGTACATGGTATCTAGCGCTAGCAATCGATCCGGTATATCTGGGCCTATGAGCAAGCGGTAAACATTCATGGCGAGCGCTAGCACAATGAGCGTTAAACTAATCCACAGGGCGATCGCTAGCATTCAAATATCTCCTTTATGGGGCGTTCGTAACGCTCTTGTATATCTTGAATGAGCGCCTGTTCATCCTGCATGTCGAGGACGTGAATCAGCAGTGAGGTATGATCTAGCCGTATATTGGTAGAAACGGTGCCGGGCGTCATGGTGATGGTATTGGCGAGTAGGGTGATAGCCAGACGATCCTGTACCTGTAGCGGGTATTCAATAAAGCCAGGATGGGGAGTCCGTTTAGGACTTAATATCAATAAGCTCACCTGTAGGTTAGCGATAACGATATCGGCCAGTACACGCAAGATGAAACGTATCAGCTTGATAGGATGCTTGACTCTAGGGAAGGGTAACCAAAAGGCGCGGGTTAGCAGCGGTATGCCAATGGCCAGTAACACCCCTAGCAATAGCTGGCCGAAAGATAAGCTGCGCACCATGAGTAGCCAGGTAACAAAGAGAATGAGCGACAGTGCCGGTGCAGGAAAATAGCGGGCTAGCATTAGTGATTCCTCTCTGCGCGCAACGCAAATTCTGAAACATTGGCCTCGGGGAGTACCGTCTGAATCGTCTGCTGGGGTGATGCAAGCTGTTCAGCAGTGGCTTGCGTGTACTGGCTGACAGGTCCCGCCAATAAGACTAAAAGCGGTGCGCTAATCAATAGCCATGTGACGCCCGATAGCTGCAAGGGAGTGATACGTGGTCCGGAGGGTGTGCCCTTATAGCTAGCCCAAAAAAATACCGAGCCAGCGCGTGAAAGAGCCACCATGGCCGCTAAACCAGCTAGCAGCAGTAGAGGCCACAACCATAGCCGCTGTGCACTATCGGCAGCCTGCATTAGGAGTAGTTTACCCAATGCGCCCGCTAAAGGGGGTAAGCCTGCCATGGCGACGGCCCCAATCAAAAACATACCGCCAAGTAAGGTAGGTTGATGGAGCTTACGGGCACGAACCAAGCGGGTACCCGCTTTGCCACGCTGAAGGCCAATCAGCTCTGCCAACAGGAATAGCGCTCCCGCAATAAGCGTGGTGTGCACTAAATAGTAGAGTAAAGCGCCTGTGCCTGAAATATGACCCATGCCCGCGCCGCTCATTAGCGTCCCCACTGAGACAAGTACTAAATATGCCACGAGGGTGCGTAAATCCCGAGCGGCTAAAACACCGATGCCTGCCAGGAGCAGGGTGGTTAAGCCGCCCCACCAAAGCCACGCATCGATATAAACAATGGCCGGACTCTCTGCAAATACCAGTGTTTGCACCCGAAGCAGAGCGTATAACCCCACTTTTGTCATAATCGCAAACAGTGCCGCTACCGGAGCGGGCGCAGAGGCATAGGTGCTCGGTAGCCAAAAATAGAGGGGTAAAATAGCCGCTTTCAAACTAAAGACAACGGTAAGCAGTAGCGCGCCTGCCGTTACGAGGGCTGCATTGGCTTCTTCCATCTGGGCAATGCGACGGCCCATATCTGCCATATTGAGCGTGCCCGTCGCGCCATAAAGCACCCCAAGCGCAATGAGAAACAGCGCCGACCCCACCAAGTTCAGCACTACATAATGTAGCCCTGCACCAATGCGAGCTTTACCTCCACCGTGCATCAGCAACGCATAGGAGGCCAGCAGTAAAATTTCAAAGAATACGAAGAGATTAAATAGGTCCCCAGTTAAAAAGGCGCCGTTTAAGCCCATTAGTTGAAGCTGAAAAATACCGTGAAAGTTACTGCCACGAGCATCGTCTCCCGCGCTGGCAAACATGATGCATCCCAAAGCCAGTGCGGCTGTTAGCGCCACCATCAACGCCGAAAGACGATCTAAAACCAGCACAATGCCAAACGGAGCCTGCCAGTCTCCCAGGTTATAAACGCTGATGACATTGCTATTGGCAGTGACAAGAAGTATGCCGGATAGCAAAACGAGCAGCGCAGTTGAGGCAATGCTAATGCGCCGCTGTAACGCATTGGGAGCCTGACCCATGAGCACTAAGCCCAGCGCTGTCAGCATAGGTAACAGAATAGGAAAGATTAATATGTGCTGGCCCATTAGCGAGTACTTCCTTCTTCACCTTGCTTGCCATCGACATGGTCATTACCGAGTTCGGCGCGTGCTCGTATGGCCAGAATGACCATAAATGCGGTCATGGCAAAGCCAATCACGATCGCGGTTAGAACCAACGCTTGGGGAAGAGGGTCTGCGGGCGTTTCCGATGCACCAATAACGGCGGCTGAGTGGGTTTGCAAGCCGCCTGTTGAAAACAGAAATAGGTTCACCGCATAGGAGAGTAACGTGAGCCCTACAATAATTGAGAAAGTGCGGCCCCTTAGCAGAAGGTAGAGACCGCTAGCGCTTAATACGCCGGTGACGAGCGAAAAAAGTAGCTCCATTATTTGTTGCCCTCTTTTGATGCCGTTTGCTGCGTTGTTTTGAGCGTGGGGCGATGGGCGGTGGTCACGCTGCCCAGATTTACTAAGATCATGAGTGCGGCGCCGACGACGGCAAGGTAAACCCCCAAATCAAATAGCATCGCTGTCGCAAGCTCAGTTTTGCCAATCAGTGGGATATCAAAGTAGCCAAATGAGGACGTGAGGAAGGGGTAGCCGAACAGCCAACTTCCTAAGCCAGTGAGCACCGCAACAACAAGGCCCAGCACTGAAATAACCGGATAAGAGAGCGGTAAGCGGCTGCTGGTCCATTCATAGCCACGTGCAATATATTGCAATAGCAGCGCGATAGCGGTGATTAGCCCGGCAATAAAGCCACCGCCGGGCTGGTTGTGTCCGCGTAAGAAAATATAGACTGAGACCAGCAGGGCCAGCGGTAAAATGATCTGAGCGACGACTTCAAGAATCATTGGGTAGCGATGACGTGACCAGCGAATCCCTTCAAGGTTGCCGGAGGGCTTAAAGAGTCTTAGTCGATTAAGTAGTTTGTAGGTAGCTAACCCAGCCAAGGTCAGTACGGTAATTTCCCCTAGGGTATCGAACCCACGAAAATCTACCAAAATGACGTTAACCACGTTGGTACCGCCGCCGCCAGGCACGCTATTGGCAAGAAAGTAGTCTGAAATGCTCAACGTTTCTCGAGTCAAAAGCGCGTAGTTTAACCCCGCTATCACGAGACCTAATGAGCCTGCCAGTACGATATCGCGTACGATCCGCTGTGACGATACCCAGCGGGGAGGCCGTTGTGGAAGAAAAAACAGGGCGAGTATCAGCAGTATCATGGATA from Halomonas sp. 7T harbors:
- the rpsF gene encoding 30S ribosomal protein S6, whose translation is MRHYEIVFMVHPDQSEQVPAMVERYTSIVTENAGTVHRLEDWGRRHLAYPINKIHKAHYVLMNVECTGETLDEIENIFRFNDAIIRSLVVRCKEAVTEASPMMKPAEEKRPRREEKPREEAEETA
- a CDS encoding thiol-disulfide oxidoreductase DCC family protein; amino-acid sequence: MNRFATLEARAPVTLYHDGHCPFCRVEVAWLAKHRHQERVKLVDIQSSEFNAEETGRSFEAMMGQLHLQDSQGRWFIGMDASRALYAVLGYRRLVRLSCLPGLQSIMDAGYRFFARRRIRLGQWWEKRQAKLSSRD
- the rplI gene encoding 50S ribosomal protein L9, which translates into the protein MEVILLDNIGKLGGLGDKVTVKPGYGRNYLVPYGLAVPATKENVEAFNAQRAELEAQAAERKAEAEARAEQLNDIELSLVSKAGDEGKLFGSIGPRDLADAISSAGIDVAKSEVRMPQGPIRQTGEYDIALHLHADVDAVVRVVVVAE
- a CDS encoding DUF6482 family protein; the protein is MELKELKQFVANHDNFEIRVITHSGSRFYQVELEDVEGERHMLTQRGKPMLFRALDDVYLELKRTGIHRAYLVQHVPQDEVIGRDAHYSAPLTSRMPLVF
- the rpsR gene encoding 30S ribosomal protein S18 translates to MARFFRRRKFCRFTAEGVKQIDYKDLDTLKAYITETGKIVPSRITGTKARYQRQLATAIKRSRYLALLPYSDSHQ
- the rlmB gene encoding 23S rRNA (guanosine(2251)-2'-O)-methyltransferase RlmB, which encodes MKSSSSRRNPRTAIRTPDGLDQVYGIHALESLLERGETPRELWLQQGAGSRLKEVVASAQAGGARVKEQPRDVLDQLTQGAAHQGVVAFCPPLVPEGEESLWLKLRAWQAAAPPLLLVLDGVTDVHNFGACLRSADAAGAHGVIVAKDKAAPLNATVRKVACGAAEVVPVYQVTNLARTLAKLKDAGVWITGTAGEADASVFEIDMTGPTALVMGAEGKGMRRLTREACDNLAKLPMAGQVSSLNVSVATGICLFEAVRQRQLAS
- a CDS encoding replicative DNA helicase, translated to MQDQPSADQETAALKLPPHSLEAEQSVLGGLMLDNQAWDNVSERLVADDFYRYEHRLVFNVMIHLAESGQPLDVITLSEALEARDQLDTVGGLAFLAELARNTPSASNIRAYADIVRERATLRKLIRAANQIADGAFSPQGRPADELLNEAERLVFQIAEERPKTGGPIGMSELLTKAVDRIDELFNLKGEMTGLSSGFRDLDEMTSGLQPSDLVIIAGRPSMGKTTFAMNLVEHAVISSDKPVMVFSMEMPAESLMLRMLSSLGRIDQTRVRSGQLEDEDWPRLTSAVNLLKDKQLFIDDTAALSPNEMRSRLRRVVREHGNMALIMIDYLQLMQIPGFSENRTGEISEISRSLKGLAKEFQCPVVALSQLNRSLEQRPNKRPVMSDLRECVTGDTLVMLANGERLPIRELVGQTPNVVSLGEDGKLHCSATDLVWSVGTKPVFEVSLASGRRIRATGKHRLKALWDWKMVADLKIGDRIALARQLSEPECPIVWEEHALILLAHLLGDGSYVKGQPLRYTTASEANSDVVKRSAEQFGSKATRHAGRGNWHQLVIAGNGNRWHAQAVGRWLKSLGIFGQRSAEKYIPSDIFKLSNQQLALFIRHLWATDGSITTDKNGRTRLYFSTVSRRLIDDVSALLLRFGIVTRIRHVISGEGGGWYTADVSGSDQQQRFAQRIGAFGHQEAALESLKVAVVEANTNIDTLPQEVFDYVKQVMVAKGISQRQMAAMRGTAYGGSSHFSFAPSRATLNSYADALGDEALSQIASSDLFWDQVVDIRPCGEEEVFDLTVPGDACWLADGVVSHNSGAIEQDADVIAFVYRDEVYNPDNPDNQGIAELIIGKQRNGPIGTVHMAFIGKYTRFEDLAPDSYGEAFGD